A genomic segment from Chitinophagaceae bacterium encodes:
- a CDS encoding AhpC/TSA family protein yields the protein MNKYFGIAILFLGLVSCNNKNDANTFTVKGQIKNISDQKIILEQLYFGDKTPTVLDSAMVKNGAFSLKGHATEEGLFRLKLENLPNGFLFINDKGLINFTADIKDVSIDGPKFETPANVGLKTLLKEVDKKGKQMEASINQINELSNKGGNDSLLSQLNTDLLLQRQSFSNYITRYMDTVSNPVLGMFALGYSQSADPTVLKVIVPNLGKRFPNHKGVTEVVTMYNTALNAQSSGQQQPNSKPGIPAIGDQAPDFTMNDENGTAVSLSSFKGKYVLVDFWASWCGPCRAENPNVVAAYHKFKNKNFTILGVSLDESKDKWLKAIKTDNLAWKQVSDLKGWGNATVGLYGFDGIPYNVLLDPSGKIIATELRGSELFSLLEKTLK from the coding sequence ATGAATAAATATTTTGGCATTGCTATTTTATTTTTGGGCTTAGTATCCTGCAACAATAAAAATGATGCAAATACTTTTACCGTTAAAGGGCAAATAAAAAACATCTCCGATCAAAAAATTATTTTGGAACAATTGTATTTTGGAGATAAAACCCCTACAGTACTCGATTCTGCTATGGTTAAAAACGGCGCCTTTAGCTTAAAAGGCCATGCAACAGAAGAAGGTTTATTTCGCCTAAAACTGGAGAACCTGCCCAACGGTTTTTTATTTATCAACGATAAAGGGCTAATTAATTTTACGGCCGACATTAAAGATGTAAGTATTGACGGCCCTAAATTTGAAACACCTGCCAATGTAGGCTTAAAAACATTATTGAAAGAAGTGGATAAGAAAGGGAAACAAATGGAAGCTTCAATTAATCAAATTAATGAGCTAAGCAACAAAGGCGGCAACGATAGTTTGCTCAGCCAGTTAAATACCGATTTATTATTGCAGCGCCAGTCGTTCAGCAATTATATTACAAGGTATATGGATACGGTAAGCAATCCTGTTTTAGGAATGTTTGCACTTGGGTATAGCCAAAGCGCTGATCCTACTGTATTAAAAGTTATTGTACCCAACCTTGGCAAGCGTTTTCCAAACCACAAAGGAGTTACAGAAGTGGTAACCATGTACAATACTGCATTAAATGCCCAAAGCAGTGGCCAGCAACAACCCAATTCAAAACCCGGCATCCCGGCAATTGGTGATCAGGCGCCAGATTTTACTATGAATGACGAAAACGGAACGGCAGTATCACTTAGTTCATTTAAAGGCAAATATGTACTGGTAGATTTTTGGGCAAGCTGGTGTGGCCCATGCAGGGCAGAAAACCCCAATGTAGTTGCTGCTTACCATAAATTTAAAAACAAAAATTTTACCATACTGGGTGTGTCGCTTGATGAAAGCAAAGACAAATGGCTTAAAGCAATAAAAACTGATAACCTTGCCTGGAAACAGGTGAGTGATTTAAAAGGCTGGGGAAATGCCACCGTAGGCCTTTATGGGTTCGATGGCATTCCTTATAATGTATTGCTGGATCCATCAGGAAAAATAATTGCTACGGAATTAAGAGGAAGTGAATTATTTTCTTTACTGGAGAAAACATTAAAATAA
- a CDS encoding RagB/SusD family nutrient uptake outer membrane protein, with amino-acid sequence MKKLMIIFCGVALLASCKKDQLELYPYNQIETSQAFNTEADVTLALNGLYSGLRGMYAGDVANIMGDVLADNIIINQQGRLTLKTFGQWLYTGESTYSSFFNNGYSVVRRANAILENIDNFAAGTFKDNIKGEALAARAMIYFDMARIFAKTYTNAAATDSVLPYVIATDPTILPAKEPVTVFYDKLVADLEAAKILVSTSTTTNTKFTKRAVSGLLSKIYLYRGEWQKCVTASNDALGSATEVTSLANFIKIWQDNSEDGVFFKIKNTKTDNLNSQGVNYYQTVGGQRKSEYVVEYNLNQLFTIDDIRASAYIESSAYNGVLYNHIIKYNGRTNGDPAGVVDYKAIRGAEVLLNRAEAYFKLNNETSALADLNTLKSNRYFSYTPVTLSGTALINEIYLEHRLEMAFEGDRFFDLKRRNIPVQRDGSFGERADGTGTPYVTLTIPLGSKLYQLPYPVDEINYNTNFTQNPGY; translated from the coding sequence ATGAAAAAATTAATGATCATCTTTTGTGGGGTTGCACTGCTGGCATCTTGCAAAAAAGACCAACTGGAGTTGTACCCTTATAACCAGATAGAAACCTCACAGGCTTTTAATACCGAAGCCGATGTTACCCTGGCTTTAAACGGCCTTTACAGCGGCTTAAGGGGAATGTACGCAGGCGATGTTGCCAATATAATGGGCGATGTACTTGCCGATAATATAATCATCAACCAGCAGGGCCGTTTAACCTTAAAAACATTTGGTCAATGGCTTTATACCGGCGAAAGCACTTACAGTTCATTTTTTAACAACGGCTATTCCGTAGTACGCAGGGCAAATGCTATTTTGGAAAATATAGACAATTTTGCTGCCGGAACATTTAAAGACAATATCAAGGGCGAAGCGCTTGCAGCAAGGGCAATGATTTATTTTGACATGGCCAGGATTTTTGCCAAAACCTATACCAATGCTGCCGCTACCGATAGTGTGTTGCCGTATGTAATCGCTACCGATCCTACGATACTTCCTGCAAAGGAACCGGTAACTGTTTTTTACGATAAACTAGTTGCCGATTTAGAAGCCGCTAAAATTTTAGTTAGCACTTCTACTACAACCAATACAAAGTTTACCAAAAGAGCGGTATCGGGTTTGCTTTCAAAAATTTATTTATACAGGGGCGAATGGCAAAAATGTGTTACGGCTTCAAATGATGCATTGGGCAGTGCAACTGAAGTTACTTCCCTGGCCAACTTTATTAAAATTTGGCAGGATAATTCCGAAGATGGTGTTTTCTTTAAAATAAAAAATACGAAAACAGATAACTTAAACAGCCAGGGTGTGAATTACTATCAAACCGTGGGCGGACAAAGAAAATCGGAGTATGTAGTGGAATATAATTTAAATCAGTTATTTACTATTGACGATATCAGGGCTTCTGCCTATATTGAATCCAGCGCTTATAATGGGGTGCTTTATAACCATATAATAAAATACAATGGCAGAACAAATGGCGACCCTGCAGGTGTTGTAGATTACAAAGCAATACGTGGCGCAGAAGTTTTACTCAACAGGGCTGAAGCCTATTTTAAATTAAATAATGAAACATCTGCACTTGCCGATTTAAATACATTAAAATCCAACCGATATTTTTCATATACCCCGGTAACACTTTCCGGCACAGCGCTTATCAATGAAATTTACCTGGAGCACAGGCTTGAAATGGCATTTGAAGGAGACCGTTTTTTTGATTTAAAAAGAAGAAATATCCCCGTGCAAAGAGATGGTAGTTTTGGAGAAAGAGCAGATGGTACCGGAACGCCTTATGTAACGCTTACAATTCCTTTGGGCAGTAAACTTTACCAACTTCCTTACCCTGTAGATGAAATAAACTATAATACTAATTTTACACAAAACCCGGGTTATTAA
- a CDS encoding SusC/RagA family TonB-linked outer membrane protein, translated as MKKILLLLCVLLCISITMQAQEKTITGKVTDDKGNPLNGASVVVKGSTAGTSTNADGTFTLKVPANAKQIEISSVGKETRTIAIDKATNFDVALNIADQSLTEVIIVGYQKVAKRDIPGSVVNVGGKEVAQKPIGSFTQLLQGKSTGVQVTGQSGRPGSNGYIRIRGTGSINATNEPLILLDGTPISSVAYSMLNPNDIDEVSILKDASSQAIYGSRAANGVILITTKKGRGKLEVRYSFQNGYVNAQDLKNLRFMTGREKLQYEFEAGFTNQYLDSMISNRVASGAFTAGSNLFNLSEQNRTGLWDLLENRSVGDWSQYLLQKNANVQTHEIAVSGSSDKFRYYFSLNKSDNDGIMYGSYWNKKGGRINVEYNASESFKMGSNIGVTYSQENNIRNLYNTQNAYAALFIFNNYEPLYQSNGKYNTTHTGYSPIEGTDHNPSVLNRLSTFASVFGDVMIVKDLNFRSQLGINYNTLAQENYLQPNSNLAAILGYNQKTDAGNSDFTYVFSNTLGWKKTIAANHNLSLLTGMEFTKNKFHSYTLASRGMPTSTVTTQDNAGSPQTASTSRADWAILSYIAAANYNYQGKYFLNLSGRRDGSSRFGANQRFANFWAIGVQWDLLKEKFIKAGFLSQLRLRASMGTTGTVPTGLYDNLGTYALTAKYNNAPAAVPARLPNADLTWEENKKKDIGIDFGFFQNRLTGSIDLYNRKTNGLLYPKNVSYTTGFSGYQSNIGNITNKGFEIMLSGDILKYNGGKLNIFGSYSHNDNKITNLYDDDVPQTLSRFKIGEPVYTYFMVRWAGVNPSTGRNMYYTKDGQLTENYSTSDAVLLSGKTPQVKYYGSFGLQATYKGFELSTQFYYSGGNYIMNYVYSIGASEGESVSDQQYSEAINYWKKPGDIVRYANLNDATQRITYDSDKYLQKGDYVSLRDVTLSYTTPSIKVTNKFNIKSLRFYVQGTNLAIWTKFKGLPEVGEANNESGLVSPGLYNLFAQPQLRAITTGIDIRF; from the coding sequence ATGAAGAAAATCTTACTACTGTTATGTGTATTGCTGTGTATATCCATAACCATGCAAGCACAGGAAAAAACCATTACCGGTAAAGTAACCGACGATAAAGGCAACCCATTAAACGGCGCTTCTGTTGTAGTAAAAGGTTCTACTGCCGGCACCTCTACAAATGCAGACGGAACTTTTACACTAAAGGTTCCTGCAAATGCAAAACAAATTGAAATATCATCGGTAGGTAAAGAAACCCGTACCATTGCAATTGATAAGGCAACAAATTTTGATGTTGCTTTAAATATTGCCGATCAGTCTTTAACCGAAGTAATAATTGTGGGCTATCAAAAAGTAGCTAAAAGAGATATTCCGGGAAGTGTAGTAAATGTTGGCGGTAAAGAAGTAGCCCAAAAACCTATTGGCTCATTCACCCAATTGCTTCAAGGTAAATCTACAGGCGTACAGGTAACCGGCCAAAGCGGCCGCCCCGGCTCAAATGGCTATATAAGAATAAGAGGTACGGGCTCAATTAATGCAACCAACGAGCCATTGATATTATTAGATGGCACGCCTATTAGCAGTGTAGCGTACAGTATGCTCAACCCAAATGATATTGATGAAGTATCCATATTAAAAGATGCATCATCACAAGCGATATATGGTTCAAGGGCAGCCAACGGCGTAATATTAATAACCACAAAAAAAGGGCGTGGAAAATTAGAAGTACGTTATTCCTTTCAAAACGGTTACGTAAATGCACAGGATTTAAAGAATTTGCGGTTTATGACAGGCAGGGAAAAACTTCAGTACGAGTTTGAAGCAGGGTTTACCAACCAATACCTCGATTCTATGATTAGCAACCGGGTTGCCAGCGGGGCTTTTACCGCAGGCTCCAACCTGTTTAATTTAAGCGAGCAAAACCGCACCGGGCTTTGGGATTTGCTCGAAAACCGCAGTGTAGGTGATTGGAGCCAGTACCTTTTGCAAAAAAATGCCAATGTGCAAACGCATGAAATTGCCGTATCTGGCTCATCCGATAAATTCCGGTACTATTTTTCATTAAATAAAAGCGATAACGATGGTATTATGTACGGTTCTTACTGGAACAAAAAAGGAGGTAGGATAAATGTGGAATACAATGCCAGCGAATCGTTTAAAATGGGTTCAAATATTGGCGTTACTTACAGCCAGGAAAATAATATACGCAACCTGTATAATACCCAAAATGCTTATGCTGCATTATTTATTTTTAATAACTACGAGCCTTTATATCAAAGCAATGGAAAATACAATACAACACATACCGGTTATTCACCCATAGAAGGTACAGATCATAACCCAAGTGTGCTGAACAGGCTCTCTACTTTTGCCAGCGTTTTTGGAGATGTAATGATTGTAAAAGACCTTAATTTCAGGAGCCAGTTGGGTATTAACTATAATACTTTGGCCCAGGAAAATTATTTACAACCCAACTCCAACCTTGCCGCAATTTTAGGATATAACCAAAAAACCGATGCAGGCAACTCAGATTTTACTTATGTGTTTTCAAATACACTAGGATGGAAAAAAACCATTGCTGCCAACCATAACCTTTCTTTATTAACCGGTATGGAATTTACCAAAAATAAATTTCACAGCTATACATTAGCTTCCCGTGGTATGCCTACTTCTACCGTAACAACGCAGGATAACGCCGGTTCGCCACAAACAGCTTCTACCAGCAGGGCCGACTGGGCAATATTAAGTTATATAGCCGCTGCCAATTATAATTACCAGGGAAAATATTTTTTAAACCTTAGCGGCAGGAGGGATGGCTCATCACGCTTTGGCGCCAATCAGCGCTTTGCCAACTTTTGGGCAATTGGAGTACAATGGGATCTATTGAAAGAAAAATTTATAAAGGCTGGTTTCCTTTCTCAATTGAGGCTTAGGGCATCTATGGGTACTACGGGTACCGTACCTACTGGCTTGTATGATAACCTGGGTACATATGCACTTACAGCAAAATACAATAATGCACCAGCTGCTGTTCCGGCACGCCTTCCCAATGCTGACCTTACCTGGGAAGAAAATAAAAAGAAAGATATTGGAATAGATTTCGGCTTTTTCCAAAACAGGCTTACCGGTAGTATTGACCTTTACAATCGTAAAACAAATGGGTTACTATATCCTAAAAACGTATCTTATACCACAGGCTTTTCAGGCTACCAAAGTAACATAGGTAATATTACCAATAAAGGTTTTGAGATCATGTTAAGTGGCGATATATTAAAGTATAATGGAGGCAAACTCAATATTTTCGGCTCATACTCACATAACGATAATAAAATAACCAACCTTTACGACGATGACGTGCCGCAAACCTTATCAAGGTTTAAAATTGGTGAACCTGTCTATACCTACTTTATGGTTCGTTGGGCAGGTGTTAATCCTTCCACAGGAAGAAATATGTATTACACCAAAGATGGCCAGCTTACAGAAAACTATTCAACGAGTGATGCAGTATTGTTAAGCGGTAAAACGCCGCAGGTTAAATATTATGGAAGCTTTGGCCTGCAGGCTACTTATAAAGGCTTTGAATTAAGCACACAATTTTATTATTCCGGTGGTAACTACATTATGAATTATGTATATTCTATTGGCGCAAGCGAAGGAGAAAGCGTTTCAGATCAGCAATATTCCGAAGCCATCAATTATTGGAAAAAACCAGGAGATATTGTTCGTTATGCCAACTTAAACGATGCTACACAGCGCATCACTTACGATTCGGATAAGTATTTGCAAAAAGGAGATTATGTTTCTTTGAGAGATGTTACGCTCTCTTATACCACACCTTCCATTAAGGTAACCAATAAGTTTAATATTAAATCATTAAGGTTTTATGTTCAGGGAACCAACCTTGCAATATGGACTAAATTTAAAGGCTTACCCGAAGTAGGAGAAGCCAATAACGAAAGTGGCCTGGTTTCACCCGGTTTATACAACCTGTTTGCACAACCTCAGTTGCGGGCAATCACAACCGGTATTGATATCAGGTTTTAA